In the genome of Podospora pseudocomata strain CBS 415.72m chromosome 2 map unlocalized CBS415.72m_2.2, whole genome shotgun sequence, one region contains:
- a CDS encoding uncharacterized protein (COG:S; EggNog:ENOG503NYA3) has translation MALTAQVHFLDGTLSLIHIPLSLYPTLLQPILRLLLPQSRGSPPDLNLDSLTLDSSQHGFLNISVTPLECSIVCHSSWAKTIFEPAIKQLPRDAAKTVIISKDDYVVFSVISVGMDAGSRVADLTSPLALANIPLFFITTYYSDFILVPVKDRQAVENTLLSRGFVFSEDNDDNFPFTSPYSTNHGRRASQGSSLNELPTTARQQPPPPSAIPELQERTFDNLKKRNVVPYVEQGLLLVQCSGRQENNMIGGYSERPSTFQTNGHGSRNRHSAHKPCWADTVDTKLYTGLVSALVSQPRFFSITLAQDDPPSLLLDRELVGIFGDSLVGATTEGGVSLVPIFLDLSSLPIEATGIVSGVAGTLVKELKEQYGVVAEEEDGGGGRRGRGSAQEEELELSFLSTVRAGAVILGEEVSIRAMEALRRVLVREGK, from the exons ATGGCGTTGACCGCTCAAGTACACTTCTTG GATGGCACCTTGAGTCTCATCCATATCCCCCTGAGCCTCTACCCTACCTTACTCCAGCCCATACTCcgactcctccttccacaaaGCCGTGGCTCACCACCCGATCTGAACCTTGACAGCCTCACCCTGGACAGCAGTCAACATGGCTTCCTCAACATCAGCGTTACCCCTCTCGAGTGCTCCATAGTCTGCCACTCCTCCTGGGCCAAAACAATCTTTGAACCAGCCATCAAGCAACTACCCCGCGACGCGGCCAAAACagtcatcatctccaaaGATGACTACGTCGTCTTCTCCGTCATCAGCGTCGGGATGGACGCCGGGTCTCGAGTAGCggacctcacctcccccttggCTCTagccaacatccccctcttTTTCATCACGACCTATTACTCTgacttcatcctcgtcccagTCAAAGACAGGCAGGCGGTCGAGAACACGTTGCTATCACGGGGGTTTGTCTTTTCGGAAGACAATGATGACAACTTCCCTTTTACATCCCCTTACAGCACCAACCACGGCAGGAGGGCGAGTCAAGGCAGCAGCTTGAACGAACTCCCCACCACGGcccgacaacaaccaccaccaccgtccgcGATCCCGGAGCTCCAGGAGAGGACGTTTGACAATCTCAAAAAGAGGAACGTGGTCCCTTATGTCGAGCAGGGTCTGCTGCTGGTGCAGTGCTCGGGCAGGCAGGAAAATAACATGATAGGGGGTTACTCGGAACGGCCGTCTACCTTTCAGACTAACGGGCATGGGAGCCGCAACCGGCATTCTGCGCACAAGCCGTGCTGGGCCGATACGGTTGATACTAAGCTTTATACTGGGCTGGTGTCGGCTTTGGTGTCCCAGCCGAGGTTTTTCAGTATCACACTGGCGCAGGACGATCCGCCTTCGTTGCTGCTGGATagggagttggtggggatTTTTGGGGATAGTCTTGTTGGGGCGAcgacggaggggggggtttcGCTTGTGCCGATTTTTCTGGACTTGAGCAGTCTGCCCATCGAGGCGACGGGGATTGTGAGCGGGGTGGCGGGgacgttggtgaaggagctgaaggagcagtacggggtggtggcggaggaggaggatgggggtggtgggaggagggggagggggagtgcgcaggaggaggagttggagttgaGTTTTTTGAGCACGGTgagggcgggggcggtgattttgggggaggaggttagTATTAGGGCGATGGAGGCTTTGAGGAGGGTtctggtgagggaggggaagtga
- a CDS encoding uncharacterized protein (EggNog:ENOG503NWG1; COG:S) yields MSRCRVLSIDASARADMTPVPLIQLTRGPHPNFNHLSFSQLTTYTNATPHHPAHLQHILSPQSSPRLPTNPHQRPKSQQTMNEALQDEISALNSIYGDSTLLPSPTDPPTSSIYILTLPPLDPTSPPSSSLLIQFPPSYPDVPPSTLSTHSSNPALPKGTAARDLSLFRDAITQVHTPGQVCLFDAIESFNDLLTLATSPVPSPSPSPSPPPQSQPETPLPPPPWILSAPFTELKSTFVARTVPVTSVSQAKGYLAHLLATDKKVRSATHNITAWRIRGENGTSYQDCDDDGETAAGGRLLHLMQVMDLWDVMVVVTRWYGGQKLGPRRFALINMAARDGFVRAGLVTEEKEGGRKKGR; encoded by the coding sequence ATGTCTCGTTGTCGAGTCCTCAGCATCGATGCATCGGCCCGAGCCGACATGACCCCGGTCCCACTTATTCAACTCACCCGTGGGCCTCACCCGAatttcaaccacctctcaTTTTCACAACTCACCACTTATACAAACGCCActcctcaccatcccgcACACCTCCAACACATTCTCTCGCCTCAATCCTCACCACGTCTCCCGACAAACCCTCATCAACGCCCAAAATCACAACAAACAATGAACGAAGCCCTCCAAGACGAAATCTCAGCCCTAAACTCCATCTACGGCGActcaaccctcctcccctcccccaccgacccccccacctcctcaatctACATCCTCACCCTACCCCCCCTGGACcctacctcccccccatcctcctccctcctcatccaatTCCCCCCTTCCTACCCCGACGTtcccccatcaaccctctcaacacactcctccaacccagccctcCCAAAAGGCACCGCAGCCCGcgacctctccctcttcagggACGCAATCACCCAAGTCCACACCCCAGGCCAAGTCTGCCTCTTTGACGCAATCGAATCCTTCAATGACCTCCTCACTTTGGCCACCTCCCCAgtcccatcaccctccccctccccctctccacccccccaatcccaacccgaaacccccctccccccacctccttgGATCTTAAGCGCCCCCTTCACCGAGCTTAAGTCAACCTTCGTAGCCCGCACCGTCCCGGTAACATCCGTCTCCCAAGCAAAAGGCTATCTCGCGCACCTGCTGGCAACAGACAAAAAAGTGAGGTCGGCGACACATAATATCACCGCTTGGCGGATCAGAGGCGAAAACGGGACGAGTTATCAAGATTgtgacgacgacggggagACGGCCGCGGGAGGGAGGCTGCTTCACCTGATGCAGGTTATGGACTTGTGGGAtgtcatggtggtggtgacgcgGTGGTATGGAGGGCAGAAGCTGGGGCCGAGGCGGTTCGCGTTGATTAATATGGCTGCTAGGGATGGGTTTGTCAGGGCTGGATTGGTgactgaggagaaggagggggggaggaagaaggggaggtga
- a CDS encoding uncharacterized protein (EggNog:ENOG503P4JR; COG:S), which yields MVTLENIQPSVQADEGTHTAFFYGTLMVPDVFYTVCYNQSNVPPEIKALHTFTPAILPGYIRRRVRGADYPGITPDKDHKVFGMYASGLTNANMNKLDIFEGGQYVRKTVEVKLLEKVGDVKGEGNVEGETKKAEVYVFHPDHEDELEDREWDLEEFRREKMQRWTRAGYVFDGCDPNDPAKVEAAV from the exons atgGTCACCCTAGAGAATATTCAACCCAGCGTCCAAGCCGACGAGGGGACTCACACGGCCTTCTTTTACG GCACCCTCATGGTCCCAGACGTCTTCTACACCGTCTGCTACAACCAATCCAACGTCCCCCCCGAGATCAAGGCCCTCCACACCTTCacccccgccatcctccccggcTACATCCGCCGCCGCGTTCGAGGCGCCGACTACCCCGGCATCACCCCGGACAAAGACCACAAAGTCTTTGGCATGTACGCCTCCGGCCTCACAAACGCCAACATGAACAAGCTGGACATTTTTGAGGGGGGGCAGTACGTGAGGAAAACGGTCGAGGTGAAGttgctggagaaggtgggggatgtgaagggggaggggaacgTGGAAGGAGAGACGAAAAAGGCAGAGGTGTATGTTTTCCATCCGGATCAcgaggatgagctggaggatAGGGAgtgggatttggaggagtttAGACGGGAAAAGATGCAGAGGTGGACGAGGGCGGGGTATGTTTTTGATGGGTGTGATCCCAATGATCCGGCAAAGGTGGAGGCTGCTGTGTAA
- a CDS encoding uncharacterized protein (CAZy:AA11; EggNog:ENOG503P0B9), producing MFFTKSVLAVGGLATLSQAHMLLRTPVPYTSPALVQDPLDPTGANFPCQARAGAQFVGTATPMEKGSTQIMAFTGSAVHGGGSCQVSITYDNPPTAASVWKVLHSIQGGCPARNQAGNILPDNAALEGVDNYEYTIPADIPTGNATIAWTWVNKVGNREFYMNCAPVSIEGPEGSEDALAALPDMFTANIGGDCTTVGADSKDILFPNPGSSVETNGDVSAMVPPTGNCGGGAAARAVRGRRAAKFAA from the coding sequence atgtTCTTCACCAAGTCTGTCCTTGCCGTCGGTGGCCTTGCCACTCTTTCCCAGGCTCACATGCTCCTCCGAACCCCCGTCCCCTACACCAGCCCTGCTCTTGTCCAGGATCCTCTCGACCCTACGGGCGCCAACTTCCCCTGCCAGGCCCGCGCCGGTGCCCAGTTCGTCGGTACCGCTACCCCGATGGAGAAGGGGTCGACTCAGATCATGGCCTTCACCGGCTCTGCTGTCCACGGTGGTGGCTCTTGCCAGGTTTCCATCACCTATGACAACccgcccaccgccgcctctgTCTGGAAGGTCCTCCACTCGATCCAGGGTGGCTGCCCTGCCCGCAACCAAGCTGGCAACATTCTTCCCGACAACGCTGCGCTCGAGGGTGTGGACAACTACGAATACACCATCCCCGCTGACATCCCAACGGGCAACGCCACCATTGCTTGGACCTGGGTCAACAAGGTCGGCAACCGTGAGTTCTACATGAACTGCGCCCCTGTCAGCATCGAGGGTCCCGAGGGCAGCGAAGATGCTCTTGCTGCTCTCCCCGACATGTTCACGGCCAACATTGGTGGCGACTGCACCACTGTCGGAGCCGATAGCAAGGATATCCTGTTCCCCAACCCTGGCAGCTCCGTTGAGACCAACGGCGATGTGTCTGCCATGGTTCCCCCTACTGGCaactgcggtggtggtgctgctgctcgcgCCGTCCGTGGCCGTCGCGCTGCCAAGTTCGCTGCTTGA